Sequence from the Aromatoleum petrolei genome:
CGACGGCCTCGCTCTTGCCGGCCACCGCGGCCTCGTCGCGGCCAAGATCGTCAAGGAGATCTCCGACCGGATCAGCTTCCTGATCAACGTCGGCCTCGACTACCTCTCGCTCGACCGCTCCGCCGACACCCTTTCCGGCGGCGAAGCGCAGCGCATCCGCCTCGCCAGCCAGATCGGCTCCGGCCTCACCGGCGTCATGTACGTCCTCGACGAGCCCTCCATCGGCCTGCACCAGCGCGACAACGACCGCCTGCTCGGCACGCTGCGTCAGCTGCGCGACCTCGGCAACACCGTCATCGTCGTCGAGCACGACGAAGACGCCATCCGCTGCGCCGACTACGTGGTGGACATGGGTCCCGGCGCCGGCGTGCACGGCGGCGAGATCGTCGCGCGCGGCACCCCGGCCGAGATCGTCGCGAGCGACGCGTCGCTCACCGGCGCCTACCTCGCCGGCCGCTACACCATTCCCGTCCCGAGACGCCGCTCCGCCCCCGATCCCGAACGCCACCTGCGACTCGAGGGCTGCACCGGCAACAATCTCAAGAATGTCGAACTGACCATCCCTGTCGGCCTGTTCACCTGCATCACCGGCGTCTCCGGCTCAGGCAAATCGACTCTCATCAACGACACCCTGTACGCGCTCGCCGCCCGGCACCTCTACGGCTCGACCACGGAACCTGCCCCGTTCAGCGCCGTGCACGGCCTCGACCACTTCGACAAGGTCATCAACGTCGACCAGAGCCCCATCGGCCGCACCCCGCGCTCCAACCCCGCGACCTACACCGGCCTGCTGACGCCCGTGCGCGAACTCTTCGCCGGCGTCCCGGACGCACGCGCGCGCGGCTACGGCCCCGGCCGCTTCTCCTTCAACGTCAAGGGAGGCCGCTGCGAAGCCTGCCAGGGCGACGGCATGATCAAGGTGGAAATGCACTTCCTGCCCGACATGTACGTCCCCTGCGACGTGTGTCACGGCAAACGCTACAACCGCGAGACGCTGGAGATCCGCTACAAGGGCAAGACCATCTACGAGGTGCTCGACATGACGGTCGAGAACGCCCTCGAATTCTTCCGCGCTGTCCCGACCGTCGCGCGCAAGCTCGAAACGCTGATGGACGTCGGCCTCGGCTACATCCGCCTGGGCCAGAGCGCCACCACGCTGTCCGGCGGCGAAGCCCAGCGCGTCAAGCTCGCGCTGGAGCTCTCCAAGCGCGACACCGGCCGCACCCTCTATATCCTCGACGAACCCACCACCGGCCTGCACTTCCGCGACATCGAACTCCTGCTCGGCGTACTCCACCGCCTGCGCGACCACGGGAACACCATCGTCGTCATCGAGCACAACCTCGACGTCATCAAGACCGCCGACTGGCTGGTAGACCTCGGCCCCGAAGGGGGCGACCGCGGTGGCCGCATCCTGTGCAGCGGCCCGCCCGAAGCGCTCGCTGCCCACCCCGACAGCCACACCGGCCGCTACCTCAAACGGATGCTTGCCCCACCGTCATGCGCCTGAATACAGCAACGTGGGTATTCGCGCTTACAATTTGAAGCGAAACCACCGCGAGTATTCCGGACAATACGGCGACCGCCGCGAGGCGCCGCCCGCAAAATCAAGGAGAAGCTCATGCCCGCAGTCCCGAATGACGTACAGGCCGTCTTCCTCGACCGCATCGAACGTCGCGTCAAGATCCTGAAGACCCTTCTGGACGCCGGCCTGGGCGTCTATCAAGCGGCGGAGGAGCCGCAGCGCAAGCGCGCAATCGAACAAGTCGTGCGCCTCACCGCACGCACGAGCGAACTCCCGCAACTGACCCCCGAGACGTTGGCGAAGGCCTGCGCGATCGTCGCCGCCCATCTCGAACCGATGCAGAAAGTCCTTCCGCACGACGTCCAGTACCGCAATCGCCTGCGCAAGTCCTGGTGAGCGGGCACCCGCCGTCGGGACCGGACGCCGCGCCCCGCCTGCCCTTCAGTCCGGATAGCCCTCGGGATTCTGCGACTGCCACCGCCACGCATCGCGGCACATCGCATCGAGATCGTATCGCGGCCGCCACCCGAACATCTTCTCCGCCAGGCTGGCATCGGCCCAGCACGCCGCAACGTCACCCGGCCGACGCGCCACGATACGGTAGGGGACCTTCCGACCCGACGCGCGCTCGAAGGCCTGCGCCACCTCCAGCACGCTGTACCCCCGCCCGGTTCCGAGGTTCACACAACTCACCCCCGGCAGGCCTTCCATGCGCTCGACCGCCGCAACATGCCCTGCGGCGAGATCGACGACATGGATATAGTCGCGGACCCCGGTCCCGTCAGACGTCGGGTAATCCCCCCCGAACACCTGCAACTCCTTCAACTTCCCGACTGCAACCTGGCTCACATAGGGCATGAGGTTGTTCGGAATCCCGTTGGGATCCTCGCCGATCAGCCCGGTTTGATGGGCCCCCACCGGATTGAAATACCGCAGGAGCGCCACATGCCAGCGCGGATCAGCGGCGACGAGATCGCGCAGCATATCCTCGCACATGAGTTTCGTACGCCCATACGGGTTCGTCGCCCCGACCGGAAAGTCCTCGCGGATCGGCACCGACGCCGGATCCCCGTAGACGGTCGCCGAGGAGCTGAAGACCAGTCGGCGCACCCCCGCGGCATCCATCGCCGCGAGGAGCGCGAACAGTCCGCCAATGTTGTTCTCGTAGTACGCAAGCGGTTTCGCCACCGACTCGCCCACGGCCTTCAGTGCGGCGAAATGGACAACGGCATCGACGGGCCGTTCGGCGAACACCCGTGCCAATGCGGCCGCATCGCGAACGTCAGCGCGATAGAACCCGCCCAAGGTCCTGCCCGCAATCTGTTCCACCCGATCCAGCGCGGCGCGCTTGCTGTTGCACAGATTGTCGACGACCACGACATCGTGCCCCGCCTCCAGCAAGGCCACACACGTATGCGATCCGATATACCCGGCCCCGCCAGTCACCAGCACCGTACTCAAGACAATCCTCCCGAACGCACATCACAGACATAGCCGCAAAAAAAATGGGCCGTTAGACGGCCCATTTTCGATCACGCGATGGTCGCGATGCGAATATTTACGCAGCTGCGGCTTCCTGCACGTCGGCAGCCACGTCGCCCTCGGCTGGACGATCCAGCAGCTCGACCAGCGCCATCGGCGCGTTGTCGCCGTCGCGGAAGCCGAACTTCAGGATGCGCAGATAGCCGCCGTTGCGGGCGGCAAAACGCGGGCCCAGTTCGTCGAACAGCTTCACGACCATGTCGCGGTCGCGCAGGCGGCTGAACGCCAGACGACGGTTCGACAGGCTGGGCTTCTTGCCCAGGGTGATCAGCGGCTCGACCACGCGGCGCAGTTCCTTGGCCTTGGGCAGAGTCGTCTTG
This genomic interval carries:
- the uvrA gene encoding excinuclease ABC subunit UvrA; translated protein: MDEIRIRGARTHNLKNISLELPRNRLTVITGLSGSGKSSLAFDTLYAEGQRRYVESLSAYARQFLQLMEKPDVDLIEGLSPAISIEQKATSHNPRSTVGTITEIHDYLRLLYARAGTPHCPDHPEHPLEAQTVSQMVDHVLALPEDTRLMILAPVVAHRKGEQSDLFADLRAQGFVRVRVDGRIAELDAMPALEKGRRHTVEVVIDRLKVRADQRGRIAESFETALTHADGRAIAVEMDTGTEHLFSARFACPVCSYALAELEPRLFSFNNPAGACPKCDGLGQVEFFDPARVVAHPELSLAAGAIRGWDRRNQFYFQMLASLADHYGFDIDTPFGELPDEVRQVVLHGSGRHKIAFRYLSDAGRMVAKEHPFEGIVPNLDRRYRETDSTAVREELAKLRATQACPSCHGTRLRTEARHVLIGDRSLHEVSRMPLGECKAFFDGLALAGHRGLVAAKIVKEISDRISFLINVGLDYLSLDRSADTLSGGEAQRIRLASQIGSGLTGVMYVLDEPSIGLHQRDNDRLLGTLRQLRDLGNTVIVVEHDEDAIRCADYVVDMGPGAGVHGGEIVARGTPAEIVASDASLTGAYLAGRYTIPVPRRRSAPDPERHLRLEGCTGNNLKNVELTIPVGLFTCITGVSGSGKSTLINDTLYALAARHLYGSTTEPAPFSAVHGLDHFDKVINVDQSPIGRTPRSNPATYTGLLTPVRELFAGVPDARARGYGPGRFSFNVKGGRCEACQGDGMIKVEMHFLPDMYVPCDVCHGKRYNRETLEIRYKGKTIYEVLDMTVENALEFFRAVPTVARKLETLMDVGLGYIRLGQSATTLSGGEAQRVKLALELSKRDTGRTLYILDEPTTGLHFRDIELLLGVLHRLRDHGNTIVVIEHNLDVIKTADWLVDLGPEGGDRGGRILCSGPPEALAAHPDSHTGRYLKRMLAPPSCA
- the galE gene encoding UDP-glucose 4-epimerase GalE produces the protein MSTVLVTGGAGYIGSHTCVALLEAGHDVVVVDNLCNSKRAALDRVEQIAGRTLGGFYRADVRDAAALARVFAERPVDAVVHFAALKAVGESVAKPLAYYENNIGGLFALLAAMDAAGVRRLVFSSSATVYGDPASVPIREDFPVGATNPYGRTKLMCEDMLRDLVAADPRWHVALLRYFNPVGAHQTGLIGEDPNGIPNNLMPYVSQVAVGKLKELQVFGGDYPTSDGTGVRDYIHVVDLAAGHVAAVERMEGLPGVSCVNLGTGRGYSVLEVAQAFERASGRKVPYRIVARRPGDVAACWADASLAEKMFGWRPRYDLDAMCRDAWRWQSQNPEGYPD
- the rplQ gene encoding 50S ribosomal protein L17, whose amino-acid sequence is MRHRNGLRKLNRTSAHRQAMFRNMANSLLRHEVIKTTLPKAKELRRVVEPLITLGKKPSLSNRRLAFSRLRDRDMVVKLFDELGPRFAARNGGYLRILKFGFRDGDNAPMALVELLDRPAEGDVAADVQEAAAA